GTGGGACGTATCGACGAAGCGGATGATCAGCACGTCGGGAGCGGCATATTTAACGGTGAACGCGCCGCTCTGTCCGGTAAGCGCCTCTATGTCGTACAGCTTGCCGAGACTGCCGTCGCCGTTAATATACTGCACGCTGTCGTCGCCACTCATATACAGCTGCGTGGACGCGACCTTCGGATTTTCCGAATAAGCCGGAACCATGAGATGAAAGTCCATCTGCTTGACGATTTTGCCGTCCCGGATCAGCGCCTGGTATACATTGCTGAAATTAGTGAACATGGCATAGTGGTTGTCGCTTAATACAAGCAGATGCGTGCCCCCAGCCACTGTCTTAATCTCCAAGTTATGCATATACGGCGATACAATCAGAGGCAGCTTGCCCAGAAGCGCCGGCTTTCCCGAGGCGGAGCGGGAGGCGTAGACTTCGCCTGTATGCTGTGATACCCAATACGTCATGTCCGGAACGGCTGCCGTGGTAAACCGGGTCTCATCGCTGATGCTCAGACTGCCGCTGCCCGGTTCACGCGCAATTTTGCCCCCAAGCACGCCTGTTCCGCTTACAAGCGGGATTTGGACAGTGCCTGCCGCAATGCGGACCGGCTTCGCGAGCTGAAATACGGTTCCGTTCACCGTAGCGGCTTTGGAGCCGGCCGTTACCGCAATCTGCCGTCCGGGACGCGTCAGAACGGCCGTTTTGGATGCCTGATTCCATACGACCGAATATCCCATATTGATCGCCAAGGTTTTGAGGGGCACCCATGTTGTTCCCGCCGAAACGATTGCCTTGCTTGCAAGATCCAAATTCTTATAATTCAGCAAAATCGGGGAAACCTCTGCTCCAAACGCCGTACTTGCGCCCCAGCCGAGCACCGCCGCCAGAACAACGGCTGCCAGTTTGCCAGTTCTCATCATTACAAGCCTCCTCTTCGTGTCTTTTCCTTAATAGTT
This region of Paenibacillus sp. URB8-2 genomic DNA includes:
- a CDS encoding copper amine oxidase N-terminal domain-containing protein → MMRTGKLAAVVLAAVLGWGASTAFGAEVSPILLNYKNLDLASKAIVSAGTTWVPLKTLAINMGYSVVWNQASKTAVLTRPGRQIAVTAGSKAATVNGTVFQLAKPVRIAAGTVQIPLVSGTGVLGGKIAREPGSGSLSISDETRFTTAAVPDMTYWVSQHTGEVYASRSASGKPALLGKLPLIVSPYMHNLEIKTVAGGTHLLVLSDNHYAMFTNFSNVYQALIRDGKIVKQMDFHLMVPAYSENPKVASTQLYMSGDDSVQYINGDGSLGKLYDIEALTGQSGAFTVKYAAPDVLIIRFVDTSHLYLIHTGTDATVNLNKEVATPEDWKDWEKSDGQDPYVLARMLILTKRDGNRLTLTYRSLADDKGRTVTYSLSPK